The Coccinella septempunctata chromosome 1 unlocalized genomic scaffold, icCocSept1.1 SUPER_1_unloc_1, whole genome shotgun sequence DNA window tcaagatttggttcgaattgatccaacagttttcgaggaattgatatcacactttgcgaattgaccactgaaatctcaattcctatctcaaaggaattgagatttcagtagtcgattcggcaaaatatcatttcaattcctaaggaactattggatcgattcgaaccaaatcttgaaactgcacattagttttcgaattgagatgcacatgttgaatttcggttcgatagttcagataggaattgagatttcagtggtcaattcggcaaagtgtgatatcaattcctcgaaaactgttggatcaattcgaaccaaatcttgaaactgcacatagttttcgaattgagatgcaaatgttgaatttcagttcgatagtgcagataggaattgagatttcagtggtctattcggcaaagtgtgatatcaattcctcaaaacctgTTGAACCAATACCGAAATGGTGCTCGATATCCCGCCAAAATTTTAGCTTCAAATGGTAAGTAGTGTTGATTTGTTTATCGATATATACTAGTTTTGAATGATTGAAATctattttgaataattcatcACAGATGATCTCAATTGCCTTGAGCACTTGATGAATAAAGAGGGACACTTCTGAGAATGAAGTGGAAAATTTGTCCCGTGAAGAGGAAACAATTTCGAGCCTTTTACCACTGACGGAGTTCAACTCTGATGATAATCCTGCTTATTCCAACGCAAACAATGGTCGAAAAAATCCGATTGTTCTTATAAGTGATGAATACATACTACTTGACATTTCATCTACAAATGCAGAAAATGTATCTGAAGGTGAGCCTTTCATATTTCATGATGTTTGCaaaatacgatttttttttattggtttttTCTCTGTTACAGTAAAACCATCTCATTGGTACCCCAATGAAAATACTTCTGGACAATGCAAATCATCATCAAGCAGTAATGAATCGGAGAATGCTGGTGCATTACCTACACAGGACAGCTCAAGCGGTGAGTAAGATTTCAAACAAATTATTCAATACTTATGATCCTTATCAATTTGGAATACTTGAaacaaatttaaatttgaattttttcattatattttcgtAATAACAGGTGAATCACCGCATCGATACCCCAGCGGAAATACTTCTGGACAATGCGAGTTACCATCAACCACTAATGAACTGGAGAATGGTGCATTAAATACACAGGACAACTCTAGCGGTGAGTAGCACTTTTATTTACCGATAGTAATCACGCTGCTTAGACATGTGAGATATATGTGTGAaattggcccagcacttttcgtTTTCCAGAAGAAAAACTTGTGCTGCTTTgcgccgttgaaatttttttttattccacacggttctcaaaatatttcacagaatgtatagaatgggccagcccagcacttttcgaaaaattagtttttgcgattgaaacaggttgtgctatgTATGTAAGTATGTACTGTGTTGTGCCGTCGAATTTTCGCGAAGGTCCCTCTCatctcccggaaaatcgaaaatgaagaaaaaaaaagtcattCCAGCAGTTTTGTTTATCTTTTCATATATGAGTGGAAAAATTTATGCGGACTTGTGCTGCGAATATTTCctcgaaaattcgtcggattttccgggaaatcttgaaattgaaaaaaaagttcggCAAGGTCCTAACTATCGAAAGCCGCAATATCATACTAAactaattttttgaatattgcGCTATTCTTGAGAATTCTAATAAGCGAAGTATTGGAAAAATTCTGGATGATTTGCCAATCCATTGTATCAATAATCGTTGGTTTCAAATGGATGGAGCGCCAGCTCATGGAAATATAGGTCcttttcttttagctgctaGATCGCCGGATCTCACTACTCTAGATTATCATTTATGGGAAATTAGTTTATAATGATCATATTATGAATTACCTGaatctgaaaattaaatatgtTGCGGCTTTCGATAGTTAGTTCCCTGCAGAAATTCGTAGATCAACACAATTCGTCTTTTGAAATGCCCCGATGAAAACGGTGAACATATCAAACATTTGTGCAAAATTTTAAACAGAtccagtgtacagggtgggcaaaattcgttgtctattgaGGGGATCTCGGGAAATATAGCAGTTAGAAGGAAAAGGATGTCAAATtgtcgagctcttttttcctgactaatccagATCTGGTAACGACTACCTCCTTATTGTCttattattcaatagtgaaacagaaagaagaaaaaagttCCTATTTTATTCTCATGAAATATTCAGGTGAATATATGATAtacatacatttttgaaattagcaaaaaatttgcagtaagatgaaaggactttcaactatagttcacatttgaaaaatcagaaatctctTTCATATCTGCAAAATGGCTGGAGAGaagaaattaataaaatcatattcaaattactcctaaaaaaagtgcctgtagaatgtcaTGATGATTATTGAGTACTAATTTAAAAAAGCGTGTAATTCACcattattgaaaatgacaatttctcaaaatGTAGAAATGATAGAcaaattctgttttcagattaggATGAGTCAGGAAAAACGAGCTCCAAAAGGTGTTATCtgttttcttttagctgctatagttctctaAATCGCCTCTGTAAACAACAAATGTTGCCATCCTGTTCATTTCTGTACATGTAAACATCTAATAGCTTacttatttatattttattattattcgatTGAGTCGAATCAGATTCCTTAGTTTACTAATTAGTTTGGTTGAATATCTTTTAGCGACAAGCAATAAGAGACCAGATGGTAATatgaatttatcacaaaaaaaattttttctatgaaactTTGTTGGGAGTCGAACTCGCAACTTTAAACTTTGCTTTTTTCCCAACTTCCGCAacctcccacgcccgcacccaccgcTACTTGACCAGCTGACGGTCGGTTTCGTTATTagcaatgtgactacaacatacggtatgaaattccttgaaaaaaagccGCTGCCTCCTGGACTACATACACAACAAACGACTTGTCAAGCTTTGCATAGCGTCATAAATGAATCTGAAGTGTATTGCGATAACAGAGTTACcagaattcaattttcagaagaaatttCTCGTAAATTAAGATTGTTACTGCTTCCGACTCGATCTTCTTGATACAGATACAGAAAGATTCGTGACTCTTAGTAAAGTTTACCGTTGATCTCAAAATTTTAcatatgtacaggctgggcaaatttcgatgttttagcactacagcttttaaaccagtggagatagacaaaatctgataccccattctcggtctctttttctgagaaactaataagagtagtagtcatttttggccaccttcttttgttttcgagttataagcgaaaattggaaaaatggtgatttcgaaataaatttatatctccgctaatactgctgatagagctctgaaattgaaacattatacaggcacttttttaagtagaatccagtggcgtgcttgcctttttagcaggatgtttaattacggagctatgacccaaagttatgtttttttaaatgggaacactagatttctgtgcaattttttgaattcttaatttttactgatttcaaaaatatataacatcatatagtttgtattaatataaatattctcaatatttctatggtttcaactattgatgagaatagaaaaatagaGCATCTTatcattaccacagtctccttcaattagtccttcaatttctatgcttcttactcaatttctccaagattcaaattttgtgaaaattggtaaaaagtatagaaagaatgacattgccaggAAGAGACTGCTcctgttataggaagctctatttttctgtgctcgtcaaaagttgaaaccatagaaatattgagaaaaaaaggtttttgaccattttctattgcACAGACtatgagcacagaaaaatagagcttcctataacaggAGCAGTCTCTTcctggcaatgtcattctttctatactttttaccaattttcacaaaatttgaatcttggagaaattgagtaagaagcatagaaattgaaggactaattgaaggagactgtggtaatgatAAGATGCtctatttttctattctcatcaatagttgaaaccatagaaatattgagaatatttatattaatacaaactatatgatgttatatatttttgaaatcagtaaaaattaagaattcaaaaaattgcacagaaatctagtgttcccatttaaaaaaacataactttgggtcatagctccgtaattaaacatcctgctaaaaaggcaagcacgccactggattctacttaaaaaagtgcctgtataatgtttcaatttcagagctctatcagcagtattagcggagatataaatttatttcgaaatcaccatttttccaattttcgcttataactcgaaaacaaaagaaggtggccaaaaatgactactactcttattagtttctcagaaaaagagaccgagaatggggtatcagattttgtctatctccactggtttaaaagctgtagtgctaaaacatcgaaatttgcccagcctgtacatatgTAAAATTTTGAGATCAACGGTAAACTTTACTAAGAGTCACGAATCTTTCTGTATCTGTATCAAGAAGATCGAGTCGGAAGCAGTAACAATCTTAATTTACGAGaaatttcttctgaaaattgaattctgGTAACTCTGTTATCGCAATACACTTCAGATTCATTTATGACGCTATGCAAAGCTTGACAAGTCGTTTGTTGTGTATGTAGTCCAGGAGGCAGCggctttttttcaaggaatttcataccgtatgttgtagtcacattgctAATAACGAAACCGACCGTCAGCTGGTCAAGTAgcggtgggtgcgggcgtgggaggtTGCGGAAGTTGGGAAAAAAGCAAAGTTTAAAGTTGCGAGTTCGACTCCCAACAAagtttcatagaaaaaattttttttgtgataaattcatATTACCATCTGGTCTCTTATTGCTTGTCGCTAAAAGATATTCAACCAAACTAATTAGTAAACTAAGGAATCTGATTCGACTCAatcgaataataataaaatataaataagtAAGCTATTAGATGTTTACATGTACAGAAATGAACAGGATGGCAACATTTGTTGTTTACAGAGGCGATTtagagaactatagcagctaaaagaaaacaGATAACACCTTTTGGAGCTCGTTTTTCCTGACTCATcctaatctgaaaacagaatttgTCTATCATTTCTACattttgagaaattgtcattttcaataatgGTGAATTACACGCTTTTTTAAATTAGTACTCAATAATCATCAtgacattctacaggcactttttttaggagtaatttgaatatgattttattaatttcttCTCTCCAGCCATTTTGCAGATATGAAagagatttctgatttttcaaatgtgaactatagttgaaagtcctttcatcttactgcaaattttttgctaatttcaaaaatgtatgtaTATCATATATTCACCTGAATATTTCATGAGAATAAAATAGGaacttttttcttctttctgtttcactattgaataataaGACAATAAGGAGGTAGTCGTTACCAGATctggattagtcaggaaaaaagagctcgacaATTTGACATCCTTTTCCTTCTAACTGCTATATTTCCCGAGATCCCCtcaatagacaacgaattttgcccaccctgtacactggaTCTGTTTAAAATTTTGCACAAATGTTTGATATGTTCACCGTTTTCATCGGGGCATTTCAAAAGACGAATTGTGTTGATCTACGAATTTCTGCAGGGAACTAACTATCGAAAGCCGCAacatatttaattttcagattCAGGTAATTCATAATATGATCATTATAAACTAATTTCCCATAAATGATAATCTAGAGTAGTGAGATCCGGCGATCtagcagctaaaagaaaagGACCTATATTTCCATGAGCTGGCGCTCCATCCATTTGAAACCAACGATTATTGATACAATGGATTGGCAAATCAtccagaaatttttccaatACTTCGCTTATTAGAATTCTCAAGAATAGCgcaatattcaaaaaattagtTTAGTATGATATTGCGGCTTTCGATAGTTAGGACCTTGccgaacttttttttcaatttcaagatttcccggaaaatccgacgaattttcgagGAAATATTCGCAGCACAAGTCCGCATAAATTTTTCCACTCATATATGAAAAGATAAACAAAACTGCTGGaatgactttttttttcttcattttcgattttccgggagatGAGAGGGACCTTCGCGAAAATTCGACGGCACAACACAGTACATACTTACATAcatagcacaacctgtttcaatcgcaaaaactaatttttcgaaaagtgctgggctggcccattctatacattctgtgaaatattttgagaaccgtgtggaataaaaaaaaatttcaacggcgcAAAGCAGCACAAGTTTTTCTTCTGGAAAacgaaaagtgctgggccaattTCACACATATATCTCACATGTCTAAGCAGCGTGATTACTATCGGTAAATAAAAGTGCTACTCACCGCTAGAGTTGTCCTGTGTATTTAATGCACCATTCTCCAGTTCATTAGTGGTTGATGGTAACTCGCATTGTCCAGAAGTATTTCCGCTGGGGTATCGATGCGGTGATTCACCTGTTATTacgaaaatataatgaaaaaattcaaatttaaatttgttTCAAGTATTCCAAATTGATAAGGATCATAAGTATTGAATAATTTGTTTGAAATCTTACTCACCGCTTGAGCTGTCCTGTGTAGGTAATGCACCAGCATTCTCCGATTCATTACTGCTTGATGATGATTTGCATTGTCCAGAAGTATTTTCATTGGGGTACCAATGAGATGGTTTTACTGTAACAGAGAaaaaaccaataaaaaaaaatcgtattttGCAAACATCATGAAATATGAAAGGCTCACCTTCAGATACATTTTCTGCATTTGTAGATGAAATGTCAAGTAGTATGTATTCATCACTTATAAGAACAATCGGATTTTTTCGACCATTGTTTGCGTTGGAATAAGCAGGATTATCATCAGAGTTGAACTCCGTCAGTGGTAAAAGGCTCGAAATTGTTTCCTCTTCACGGGACAAATTTTCCACTTCATTCTCAGAAGTGTCCTCTTTATTCATCAAGTGCTCAAGGCAATTGAGATCATCTGTgatgaattattcaaaatagATTTCAATCATTCAAAACTAGTATAATATCGATAAACAAATCAACACTACTTACCATTTGAAGCTAAAATTTTGGCGGGATATCGAGCACCATTTCGGTATTTCACATTACACTTCTCTCCATCCCTATTCGATATTTTCTTTTcatcacaaatgtattgaacaccGTCGTCAAATTTCACAAGAAAATACATCTTCACCAAGTTTTATTTCGTATATCACACTTGAATA harbors:
- the LOC123322460 gene encoding uncharacterized protein LOC123322460, translating into MYFLVKFDDGVQYICDEKKISNRDGEKCNVKYRNGARYPAKILASNDDLNCLEHLMNKEDTSENEVENLSREEETISSLLPLTEFNSDDNPAYSNANNGRKNPIVLITFHIS